A part of Melittangium boletus DSM 14713 genomic DNA contains:
- a CDS encoding imm11 family protein: MTQTRFSYVVVPFFPGPEIAATEPVNDVLTLPALSMRGVPLASQFPPTTEITLSTKSGSRFTDFIYTTARLILPSQRAWDLMRAEGVKEEHAEYLPFILKDRKGRVRPEKYGFVNPLVKVPCFDSEKSEYTPSARNIPGRLAGILRLHIHPEKVPEDVKLFRLAENTSTMLMRTDLLEKLQAAGMEGLRGIALGELLE, from the coding sequence ATGACCCAGACACGCTTCTCCTACGTCGTGGTCCCCTTCTTTCCGGGGCCGGAGATCGCCGCGACCGAGCCTGTCAACGACGTGCTGACCCTTCCGGCCCTGTCCATGCGGGGCGTGCCACTGGCCTCCCAATTCCCTCCGACGACGGAAATCACCCTGTCGACCAAGTCCGGCAGCCGCTTCACGGACTTCATCTACACGACCGCCCGACTCATCCTGCCGTCCCAGCGGGCCTGGGACCTCATGCGAGCGGAGGGGGTGAAGGAGGAGCACGCCGAGTACCTGCCCTTCATCCTCAAGGACCGGAAGGGGCGCGTCCGACCCGAGAAGTACGGCTTCGTCAATCCGCTGGTGAAGGTGCCCTGCTTCGACTCCGAGAAGTCCGAGTACACCCCATCCGCCAGGAACATCCCCGGACGCCTGGCTGGAATCCTGCGACTTCACATCCACCCGGAAAAGGTCCCCGAGGACGTGAAGCTGTTCCGCCTCGCGGAGAACACCAGCACCATGCTCATGCGTACCGACCTGCTGGAGAAGCTCC
- a CDS encoding AHH domain-containing protein gives MAKKHYKSLKARGEEHKKDPKTTSCIWSHKDYGGKKGWSTHPCHYQNNGFEESKGGRSGKYVPSQARVDEVNASRKELRESAAAEYRQEVNKAREEVSRYQELRASGEKLAKRDNFRSFVANGRLMQLTTKAREFLQKHILGYGQPLHRLSLNKEAWHVAHVLDESLVTKEYLGGQGYVQARKNGVKQPVNFAPEWHEQRLGSWYPYEHEYHHIIPKGALKYELLDRPQNTPIERRVSVVWESKWNMHNGGNIVLLAENPVIAKIINLPAHCPWGATGHALYSDMVEAHLRQLANQVEADLSEAGEPHEVEKIAGDELRKGLNALSLKLYNQIITNKVLLS, from the coding sequence ATGGCCAAGAAGCACTACAAGTCACTGAAGGCGCGAGGGGAGGAGCACAAGAAGGACCCCAAGACGACCAGCTGCATCTGGAGCCATAAAGACTATGGGGGGAAGAAGGGCTGGTCGACGCACCCCTGCCACTACCAGAACAACGGCTTCGAGGAGTCGAAGGGCGGCCGCTCCGGGAAGTACGTCCCGTCCCAGGCCAGGGTCGACGAGGTCAATGCCAGCAGGAAGGAGCTTCGCGAGAGCGCGGCGGCTGAGTACCGGCAGGAGGTCAACAAGGCCCGTGAGGAGGTGTCCCGGTATCAGGAGCTCCGCGCCAGCGGAGAGAAGCTCGCGAAGCGTGACAATTTCAGGTCCTTCGTCGCCAATGGCCGGTTGATGCAGCTCACAACCAAGGCCCGTGAGTTCCTCCAGAAGCACATCCTGGGCTATGGCCAGCCCCTGCACCGGCTCTCCCTCAACAAGGAAGCCTGGCACGTGGCGCACGTCCTCGATGAGTCGCTCGTCACGAAGGAGTACCTCGGCGGCCAGGGCTACGTGCAGGCCAGGAAAAATGGCGTCAAGCAGCCCGTGAACTTCGCCCCGGAGTGGCATGAGCAGCGACTGGGCTCGTGGTACCCGTATGAACACGAGTACCACCACATCATCCCGAAGGGAGCGCTCAAGTACGAGCTCCTGGATCGGCCGCAGAATACACCCATCGAGCGCCGGGTCTCCGTCGTCTGGGAGTCGAAGTGGAACATGCACAACGGGGGGAACATCGTCCTGCTGGCCGAGAACCCCGTCATCGCGAAGATCATCAACCTGCCCGCTCACTGTCCGTGGGGCGCCACGGGGCACGCGCTCTATTCCGACATGGTTGAGGCCCACCTCCGTCAGTTGGCCAACCAGGTGGAAGCGGACTTGAGCGAGGCGGGAGAGCCTCACGAGGTAGAAAAGATAGCGGGTGATGAACTTCGCAAGGGCTTGAACGCCCTGTCGCTAAAACTGTACAACCAGATCATAACGAACAAAGTCCTCCTCTCCTGA